A genome region from Triticum aestivum cultivar Chinese Spring chromosome 2B, IWGSC CS RefSeq v2.1, whole genome shotgun sequence includes the following:
- the LOC123039138 gene encoding uncharacterized protein has protein sequence MDICKKKTVFLHIQYPLEHPQCGLFPPLSLPLRSGRLTLYIAVLASNTKIVGVASKPHTRSSPRHVPSIDGVAHILLSPQLRPRSASLPTTSRVAASTLSPRSPRSGILVSLIRLVGAEGLAAGGGRRRPAPRALVVDIGKTTWLVTTAAASRAGVLVVAAALPKVLRSSIFAAYGLPRHIRGRMCSPSSTPTPRAPPSVCSDLLTTVVLRGGETAPSSSTSQFSVSCSLLPQVAVAAELGGALGGMVRQLSVGQFENEGRRVIYGIPNNARAARKLLERQLSINSVPRKINQLARLWIIYPLSPIA, from the exons ATGGATATTTGCAAAAAAAAGACTGTTTTTCTTCACATACAGTACCCTTTAGAGCATCCACAGTGTGGTCTTTTTCCGCCTCTAAGCTTGCCTCTAAGGTCTGGGAGGCTGACGCTATACATTGCGGTCCTCGCCTCTAACACAAAAATCGTTGGCGTCGCCTCTAAG CCGCACACCCGCTCATCACCCCGCCATGTCCCTTCCATCGATGGTGTCGCGCACATTCTCCTCTCCCCGCAACTGCGTCCCCGGTCGGCTTCTCTGCCGACAACCTCTCGCGTCGCCGCATCGACACTGAGTCCGCGCTCCCCTCGGTCGGGCATCCTGGTCAGCCTGATTCGGCTGGTCGGCGCAGAAGGGCTCGCCGCTGGCGGCGGCCGCCGGCGACCTGCTCCCAGGGCTCTCGTCGTCGACATCGGTAAAACGACGTGGCTCGTCACGACGGCAGCGGCTTCACGTGCAGGCGTCCTCGTCGTGGCGGCCGCCCTACCTAAGGTACTCCGCTCCTCCATCTTCGCTGCCTACGGCCTTCCCCGGCATATCCGAGGGAGGATGTGCTCCCCTTCCTCCACCCCGACTCCCCGAGCTCCTCCCTCAG TGTGCAGTGATTTGCTAACCACTGTTGTGCTGCGAGGAGGAGAGACGGCGCCCTCATCGTCGACATCCCAATTTTCTGTCTCTTGTTCTCTTCTTCCACAG GTTGCGGTAGCAGCAGAACTAGGAGGTGCCTTAGGTGGCATGGTTAGGCAGCTGTCAGTTGGTCAGTTTGAAAATGAAGGAAGAAGGGTTATCTATGGCATTCCTaacaacgcacgggcagctagaaAATTACTGGAACGGCAATTGTCTATTAATAGTGTGCCCAGAAAG ATAAATCAGCTTGCAAGGCTCTGGATTATATATCCACTTTCACCAATTGCTTGA